Proteins encoded within one genomic window of Bradyrhizobium sp. AZCC 1719:
- a CDS encoding amino acid ABC transporter permease, whose amino-acid sequence MSDTTSSIFVRQDLVPERAAPVKTTGFIGFLRTRLFNSPTNILITIVSVLLLWVTVVPAVKFALVDAVWTGTDRTACLAENVGRPVGACWPFIQAKIYQFIYGFYPEPERWRVNLTFILAAILLVPLLIPRLPAKGPNAILFFVALPVVAFFLLRGGGLGGFGVSWTAGLLSGFNDSIGDGGRKLVAAGEATAVIGPLLWVLGKLIVLVSTVIGWVLLPLTWLRDQIQASGQPVWADLGATTLIVSALLFWLGGGLRSGWRPLVTCLGVFVAIALVIAVMGLDSGGLPEVDTRLWGGLLVTLVVSVVGIVASMPVGIALALGRRSTIPLIRIFSIAFIEFWRGVPLITVLFFATYMLPLFVPAGFTIDGLMRALIGIALFAGAYQAEVIRGGLAAIPRGQGEAASALGLSWGKTTALIVMPQALRHVIPGLVNSFIALFKDTSLVSIVALFDLLGSLRASFSDPVWSTPTTLFTGFTFVGIIYFVFCFGMSRYSLFVENRLNAHRRN is encoded by the coding sequence ATGAGCGACACGACTTCATCCATTTTCGTCCGCCAGGACCTCGTGCCCGAGCGGGCCGCGCCCGTGAAGACCACCGGCTTCATCGGCTTCCTGCGCACGCGGCTGTTCAATTCGCCGACCAACATCCTGATCACGATTGTCAGCGTGTTGTTGCTGTGGGTCACTGTCGTTCCGGCCGTGAAGTTCGCGCTGGTCGATGCGGTCTGGACCGGCACGGATCGGACGGCCTGCCTCGCTGAAAATGTTGGACGCCCCGTCGGCGCCTGTTGGCCGTTCATTCAAGCGAAGATTTACCAGTTCATCTATGGCTTCTACCCGGAGCCGGAGCGCTGGCGCGTCAACCTGACCTTCATTCTTGCCGCTATCCTGCTGGTTCCGCTGCTGATTCCGCGGCTACCGGCCAAGGGTCCGAACGCCATTCTGTTCTTCGTGGCGTTACCTGTCGTCGCCTTCTTCCTGCTGCGCGGCGGTGGGCTCGGCGGCTTCGGCGTGAGCTGGACCGCCGGGCTGCTGTCTGGCTTCAACGATAGCATCGGCGACGGCGGCAGGAAGCTCGTGGCCGCGGGCGAGGCGACGGCCGTGATCGGACCGCTGCTATGGGTCCTCGGCAAGCTGATCGTACTGGTGAGCACGGTGATTGGCTGGGTCCTGTTGCCGCTAACCTGGCTGCGCGATCAGATCCAGGCCTCCGGCCAGCCGGTCTGGGCTGATCTCGGCGCGACTACGTTGATAGTCTCGGCGCTGCTGTTCTGGCTCGGTGGCGGCTTGCGGTCCGGCTGGCGTCCGCTCGTCACCTGCCTTGGGGTCTTTGTCGCCATCGCCCTGGTGATCGCGGTGATGGGGCTCGACAGCGGTGGACTTCCGGAGGTCGACACGCGGTTGTGGGGCGGCCTTCTGGTGACGCTGGTTGTATCGGTCGTCGGCATCGTCGCCTCGATGCCGGTCGGCATTGCGCTGGCCCTCGGGCGGCGCTCGACCATTCCGCTGATCCGGATTTTCTCGATCGCCTTCATCGAGTTCTGGCGCGGCGTTCCGCTGATTACCGTGCTGTTCTTTGCAACCTATATGCTGCCGCTGTTCGTGCCGGCCGGCTTCACCATCGACGGGCTGATGCGCGCCCTGATCGGCATTGCGCTGTTTGCCGGTGCGTACCAGGCCGAAGTCATCCGCGGGGGGCTGGCGGCGATCCCGCGCGGGCAAGGGGAGGCGGCGAGCGCGCTCGGCCTGTCCTGGGGCAAAACCACGGCTCTGATCGTGATGCCGCAGGCGCTGCGCCATGTCATCCCCGGTCTCGTCAACAGCTTCATCGCGCTGTTCAAGGATACCTCGCTGGTTTCGATCGTTGCGCTGTTCGACCTGCTTGGCAGTCTGCGCGCCTCGTTCTCCGATCCGGTCTGGTCGACCCCGACAACGCTGTTTACCGGCTTTACCTTTGTCGGCATCATCTATTTCGTCTTCTGCTTCGGGATGTCGCGTTACTCGCTGTTCGTCGAGAACCGGCTGAACGCACATCGTCGCAACTGA
- a CDS encoding amino acid ABC transporter permease: protein MAIEPRKPPSQLLPRLQRALGGRAGWSGFVLQLLFVAALAWISYEIVANARANLQAQRITAGFGFLANNAGFDVSQSLIPYSGSDPYTRVFFVGLLNTLLVSVIGIFFATLIGFLVALGRLSPNWLLARISGGYVELIRNLPLLFQILFWYLAVLAALPNPRQSISVFGSFFLSNRGLVIPKPIGEAGFEPFVVALLVAIVAAIALWRYARRQLFQSGKVIKVWPYALAMVIGLPLLSVLIFGVPVTFEVPVLRGFNFAGGSRLIPEFVALTLALSTYTAAFIAEIVRAGILSVHKGQMEAGSSLGLQRGSVLRLIVIPQAMRVILPPLTNQYLNLTKNSSLAVAIGYPDLVSVFAGTTLSQTGQAIEIIGITMGVYLLISLVTSAIMSFYGWRISRSMGG, encoded by the coding sequence ATGGCCATCGAACCCCGAAAACCACCGTCGCAGCTACTTCCCAGGCTGCAGCGCGCGCTCGGCGGCCGTGCTGGCTGGAGCGGATTCGTCCTCCAACTGCTGTTCGTTGCCGCGCTCGCATGGATCTCCTACGAGATCGTCGCCAACGCCCGCGCCAATTTGCAGGCGCAGCGGATCACCGCGGGCTTCGGCTTCCTTGCCAACAATGCCGGCTTTGACGTCAGCCAGAGCCTGATCCCGTATTCGGGGTCCGATCCCTACACGCGCGTATTTTTCGTCGGGCTGCTCAACACATTGCTGGTCTCGGTGATCGGCATTTTCTTCGCCACCCTGATCGGCTTCCTGGTCGCGCTCGGCCGGCTGTCGCCGAACTGGCTACTGGCGCGAATCTCGGGCGGCTATGTCGAACTGATCCGCAACCTGCCGCTGTTGTTCCAGATCCTGTTCTGGTATCTCGCGGTGCTGGCCGCTTTGCCCAATCCGCGGCAGAGCATCTCGGTCTTCGGCAGTTTCTTTCTCAGCAACCGCGGCCTGGTCATTCCGAAGCCGATCGGCGAGGCCGGCTTCGAGCCGTTCGTCGTCGCCCTGCTGGTTGCGATCGTCGCCGCGATCGCATTGTGGCGATACGCGCGCCGTCAGCTCTTCCAGAGCGGCAAGGTGATCAAGGTCTGGCCCTATGCGCTCGCCATGGTGATCGGACTGCCGCTGCTCAGCGTGCTGATTTTCGGCGTACCTGTCACGTTTGAGGTGCCCGTGCTCAGAGGCTTCAACTTCGCAGGCGGCTCACGCCTGATACCGGAATTCGTCGCTCTGACGCTGGCGCTGTCGACCTACACGGCAGCCTTCATTGCCGAGATCGTGCGCGCGGGCATTCTCTCCGTGCACAAGGGCCAGATGGAAGCCGGCTCCTCGCTCGGGCTGCAGCGCGGCTCGGTGTTGCGGCTGATCGTGATCCCGCAGGCGATGCGCGTGATCCTGCCCCCGCTCACCAACCAGTACCTCAACCTGACCAAGAACTCCTCGCTGGCGGTCGCGATCGGCTATCCCGATCTGGTCTCGGTGTTCGCCGGGACCACGCTGAGCCAGACCGGGCAGGCGATCGAAATCATCGGCATCACCATGGGCGTCTATCTCCTGATCTCGCTGGTCACCAGCGCGATCATGAGTTTCTATGGATGGCGGATCAGCCGGAGCATGGGCGGATGA
- a CDS encoding amino acid ABC transporter substrate-binding protein yields the protein MKRVSLVVTLALAAGLSAQAASAQTLKTVKDRGMLSCGVSQGLPGFSTPDDKGNWTGLDVDICRAIAAAIFNDATKIKFVPLSAKDRFTALQSGEIDVLSRNTTWTLSRDTSLGANFTGVTYYDGQGFLVKKSLKVNSALELNSASVCVQTGTTTEQNLADYFKGNNMKYEVIAFATADETVKAYESGRCDVFTSDVSQLYAERLKVANPADHVVLPEVISKEPLGPMVRHGDDQWFDIVKWTLYAMVGAEELGLTQKNVDEMAKSDKPEVKRAVGTDGNLGEQLGLTKDWMVRVVKAVGNYGESFERNVGSGSKLGIARGLNQLWSKGGIQYAPPIR from the coding sequence ATGAAACGCGTATCTCTGGTTGTTACCCTTGCCCTTGCCGCCGGCCTCTCGGCCCAGGCCGCCTCGGCGCAAACCCTCAAGACGGTCAAGGACCGGGGCATGCTGTCCTGTGGGGTCAGCCAGGGCCTGCCGGGCTTCTCGACGCCCGACGACAAGGGTAACTGGACCGGGCTCGACGTCGACATCTGCCGGGCGATCGCGGCTGCCATTTTCAACGACGCGACCAAGATCAAATTCGTCCCGCTCTCGGCCAAGGACCGTTTCACCGCGCTGCAGTCGGGCGAGATCGACGTGCTGTCCCGCAACACCACCTGGACGCTGTCGCGCGATACCTCGCTGGGCGCCAACTTCACCGGTGTTACCTATTATGACGGCCAGGGCTTTCTGGTGAAGAAGTCGCTGAAGGTGAATTCGGCGCTGGAACTCAACAGTGCGTCGGTTTGCGTGCAGACTGGCACCACGACCGAACAGAACCTCGCCGACTACTTCAAGGGCAACAACATGAAGTATGAGGTGATCGCGTTCGCGACCGCCGACGAGACCGTCAAGGCCTATGAGTCCGGCCGGTGCGACGTGTTCACCTCCGACGTCTCCCAGCTCTATGCCGAACGCCTGAAGGTCGCCAACCCAGCCGATCACGTCGTGCTGCCCGAGGTGATCTCGAAAGAACCGCTCGGGCCGATGGTCCGCCATGGCGACGATCAGTGGTTCGATATCGTGAAATGGACGCTGTATGCGATGGTCGGCGCCGAAGAGCTCGGCTTGACACAGAAGAACGTCGACGAGATGGCCAAGTCCGACAAACCCGAGGTCAAGCGCGCCGTCGGCACAGACGGCAATCTGGGCGAGCAACTCGGCCTGACCAAGGACTGGATGGTGCGGGTCGTGAAGGCGGTCGGCAATTACGGCGAGTCCTTCGAGCGCAACGTCGGCTCCGGCTCCAAGCTCGGTATTGCCCGCGGCCTCAACCAACTCTGGAGCAAGGGCGGTATCCAGTACGCCCCGCCGATCCGCTAA
- the metC gene encoding cystathionine beta-lyase, producing the protein MSFSNDGPPNPPKPETRLVTAGRDTKGQRGFVNPAVYRGSTVLYPTAEDLHAHRAEFSYGRHGTPTTQALQNVLMSLEGPQCAGVGLAPSGLAAITTTLLSVLKAGDHLLVTDNVYRPSRNFCTGMLTRYGVEVGYFDPLVGAGIEKLFKPNTRAVLVEAPGSQSFEMTDIPAIAEVAHARDALVIDDNTWATPLFHRSLDQGVDISMQAATKYIGGHSDIMFGTISANAKAWPLLTEGIRLLGVCAGPDDVFLALRGTRTLSVRLAQHYRSGLEMARWLAGRPEVLQVLHPALESHPGHAIWKRDFTGASGLFSIVLKPVAQKAVDALLDAVKLFGMGYSWGGFESLIIPFDCDPYRTATKWSPGGPTLRLHIGLESVDDLKADLDRGFAALKAAT; encoded by the coding sequence ATGAGCTTTTCGAACGACGGTCCGCCCAACCCGCCAAAGCCCGAAACCAGACTGGTCACCGCCGGCCGTGACACCAAGGGACAAAGGGGTTTCGTCAATCCGGCGGTGTACCGCGGGTCGACCGTGCTCTATCCGACCGCGGAGGACCTGCACGCCCACCGCGCCGAATTCTCCTACGGGCGTCATGGCACCCCGACCACGCAGGCGTTGCAGAACGTGCTGATGTCACTGGAGGGCCCGCAATGCGCGGGCGTCGGCCTCGCGCCATCGGGACTTGCCGCCATCACCACCACGCTCCTGTCGGTCTTGAAGGCCGGCGATCATCTGCTGGTGACCGACAACGTCTACCGGCCCTCGCGCAACTTCTGCACCGGCATGCTGACCCGTTACGGCGTCGAGGTCGGTTATTTCGATCCGCTGGTTGGCGCTGGGATAGAGAAGCTATTTAAACCGAACACCAGAGCGGTACTGGTCGAGGCGCCCGGCTCGCAGTCGTTTGAAATGACCGACATTCCCGCCATCGCTGAAGTCGCGCATGCAAGGGACGCGCTCGTCATCGACGACAACACCTGGGCGACGCCACTGTTTCACCGCTCGCTCGACCAGGGCGTCGACATCAGCATGCAGGCCGCCACCAAATATATTGGCGGCCATTCCGACATCATGTTCGGCACGATTTCGGCGAACGCAAAAGCCTGGCCGCTGCTCACCGAGGGTATCCGCCTGCTCGGCGTCTGCGCCGGACCCGACGACGTATTCCTGGCGCTGCGCGGCACCCGCACGCTTTCGGTGCGGCTCGCGCAACATTATCGCTCGGGCCTGGAAATGGCGCGCTGGCTCGCCGGCCGCCCCGAGGTCCTGCAGGTCTTGCATCCGGCGCTCGAAAGCCATCCCGGCCACGCGATCTGGAAGCGCGACTTCACCGGCGCCTCCGGCCTGTTCAGCATCGTGCTGAAACCGGTCGCCCAGAAGGCGGTCGATGCCCTGCTCGACGCCGTCAAACTGTTCGGCATGGGCTATTCGTGGGGCGGTTTCGAAAGCCTCATCATCCCGTTCGACTGCGATCCCTACCGCACCGCGACCAAATGGTCCCCCGGCGGACCGACGCTGCGGCTCCATATCGGCCTCGAGAGTGTCGACGACCTCAAGGCCGATCTCGATCGCGGCTTTGCGGCGTTGAAGGCGGCCACCTAA
- a CDS encoding 4-hydroxythreonine-4-phosphate dehydrogenase PdxA — MKPHSPGKPVIALAMGDPAGISPELTAKLACLDEIRSHARLIVIGDRRVFDEGARVAGVRTDLPNVAPSADPRTIGSDAAFMDLGHLDPATIERGVASQAGGAFALENYRRALTLARDGQADAVCFTPFNKKAMRLARAEYDDEIAFSAEVAGLKTPASEFNVLDRLWNARVTSHIALKDVASRLSVERIHRALKLTDACMRQAGFAEPRIAVAGLNPHAGDGGNFGREEIDLIEPAVMAGRAEGIAAEGPFPADTVFLRAKNGAFDAVLTMYHDQGQIAMKLMGFDRGVTILGGFPFPICTPAHGTAYDIAGQGVASVGASRAALLLAAEMAETARRGH, encoded by the coding sequence ATGAAGCCGCATAGCCCCGGCAAGCCGGTGATCGCGCTGGCGATGGGAGACCCCGCCGGCATCAGCCCGGAGTTGACCGCAAAACTCGCCTGCCTCGATGAAATCCGTTCCCACGCACGCCTGATCGTGATCGGAGATCGCCGCGTTTTCGACGAAGGCGCGCGCGTGGCCGGCGTCAGGACGGACCTGCCAAATGTAGCGCCATCCGCGGACCCGCGAACAATCGGCAGTGACGCCGCTTTTATGGACCTTGGCCATCTCGATCCCGCGACCATCGAACGTGGTGTCGCGAGCCAGGCCGGCGGCGCGTTCGCGCTGGAGAATTATCGTCGCGCGCTCACGCTGGCGCGTGACGGGCAGGCCGACGCCGTCTGCTTTACGCCGTTCAACAAGAAGGCGATGCGGCTCGCGCGCGCGGAGTATGATGACGAGATCGCGTTCTCCGCCGAGGTCGCCGGCCTGAAAACGCCAGCCAGCGAATTCAACGTGCTCGACAGGCTCTGGAATGCCCGCGTCACCTCGCACATTGCGCTCAAGGATGTGGCCTCGCGTCTCTCCGTCGAGCGCATCCATCGCGCGCTGAAACTGACCGATGCCTGCATGCGACAGGCCGGCTTTGCCGAGCCCCGTATCGCGGTGGCCGGGCTCAACCCGCATGCCGGTGACGGCGGCAATTTCGGCCGCGAGGAGATCGATCTGATCGAGCCTGCTGTTATGGCCGGCCGGGCCGAAGGAATAGCGGCGGAAGGGCCGTTTCCGGCCGATACGGTTTTCCTGCGCGCCAAGAACGGGGCCTTCGATGCGGTGTTGACGATGTACCACGACCAGGGCCAGATCGCGATGAAGCTGATGGGCTTCGATCGCGGGGTGACAATTCTCGGCGGCTTCCCGTTTCCGATCTGTACGCCGGCGCATGGCACGGCCTATGACATCGCCGGCCAAGGCGTCGCCTCGGTTGGCGCCAGCCGCGCGGCGCTATTGCTTGCGGCTGAGATGGCTGAGACCGCGAGGCGGGGACATTAG
- a CDS encoding tripartite tricarboxylate transporter permease, giving the protein MENLQSLLHGFTIAVTVPHLTLMVIGVLLGILVGVLPGLGAPNGVSLLLPLTFGMQPVSAIILLSSMYWGALFGGSVTSILFNIPGEPSSVATTFDGYPMARDGRPTTALATAFGSAAFGALVGVILITFLASWVAQVALAFGPPEYFAVYFLAFASFVGMGGAAPIKTVVALAIGFAIAAIGIDTVSGSVRLTMGIDELVKGVSFVVAVMGLFGIGELLIAVEEEFQARAVSSRVDWKEVVRALGRLPQHGIALLRSAAIGCWMGITPGGPTAASFMSYGIAKRFSRNGARFGTGEAEGIVAPETADHAAGTSALLPMLSLGIPGSATAAVMMGGLMIWGLNPGPMLFVDQKDFVWGLIASMYVGNIVAVALVLLTVPVFAALMRIPFAVIAPLIVIICVVGAYSVSNSYLDVVLMLGFGVLGYLFKKLHYPLAPLVLAIVIGDKAEDAFRQAMLMSKGSIGIFFANRLVTTLVLAAMALLLLPLALQIVRLLRKPDEAADEKVRII; this is encoded by the coding sequence ATGGAAAACCTTCAATCGCTCCTGCACGGTTTCACCATCGCGGTTACCGTTCCGCACCTGACGCTGATGGTGATCGGCGTCCTGCTCGGCATTCTCGTCGGCGTTCTGCCCGGCCTGGGTGCGCCAAACGGAGTGTCGCTATTGCTGCCGCTGACCTTCGGCATGCAGCCGGTGTCGGCGATCATCCTGCTTTCGAGCATGTATTGGGGCGCGTTGTTCGGCGGCTCGGTGACGTCGATTCTGTTCAACATCCCGGGCGAACCATCGTCGGTCGCCACCACCTTCGACGGCTATCCGATGGCGCGCGATGGCAGGCCGACAACGGCGCTGGCCACCGCTTTCGGCTCGGCGGCGTTCGGCGCGCTTGTCGGCGTGATCCTGATTACGTTTCTGGCGTCCTGGGTGGCGCAGGTGGCGCTCGCCTTCGGACCGCCCGAATATTTTGCGGTCTATTTCCTTGCCTTCGCCAGTTTCGTCGGCATGGGCGGTGCGGCTCCGATCAAGACGGTGGTGGCACTCGCGATCGGTTTTGCCATCGCGGCGATCGGCATCGATACCGTCTCGGGCAGCGTGCGGCTCACCATGGGTATCGACGAGCTGGTGAAGGGCGTCAGCTTCGTCGTTGCCGTGATGGGGCTGTTCGGCATCGGCGAATTGCTGATTGCGGTGGAGGAGGAGTTTCAGGCCCGCGCGGTATCGTCGAGGGTGGATTGGAAGGAAGTCGTCCGGGCGCTCGGCCGTCTGCCGCAGCATGGCATTGCATTGCTGCGCAGCGCCGCCATCGGCTGCTGGATGGGCATTACGCCGGGCGGTCCGACCGCCGCTTCCTTCATGAGCTATGGCATCGCCAAGCGCTTCTCGCGCAACGGCGCGCGTTTCGGCACCGGCGAGGCCGAGGGCATCGTCGCGCCGGAGACCGCCGACCACGCCGCCGGCACCAGCGCGCTATTGCCGATGCTTTCGCTCGGCATTCCCGGCTCGGCTACGGCTGCTGTCATGATGGGCGGGCTGATGATCTGGGGATTGAATCCCGGACCGATGCTATTCGTCGACCAGAAGGATTTCGTCTGGGGGCTGATCGCCTCAATGTATGTCGGCAACATCGTTGCGGTTGCGCTCGTGCTGCTCACCGTTCCCGTGTTCGCCGCCCTGATGCGCATTCCCTTCGCCGTCATCGCCCCTCTGATCGTCATCATCTGCGTCGTCGGCGCCTATTCGGTCTCGAACTCCTATCTCGACGTCGTCTTGATGCTCGGCTTCGGTGTCCTCGGCTATCTCTTCAAGAAGCTGCACTATCCGTTGGCTCCGTTGGTGCTTGCGATCGTGATCGGCGACAAGGCCGAGGACGCGTTCCGGCAGGCCATGCTGATGTCGAAGGGATCGATCGGGATATTCTTTGCGAACCGGCTGGTGACGACCCTCGTTCTGGCCGCGATGGCGTTGCTGCTGCTTCCGCTTGCGCTACAGATTGTGCGTCTGCTGCGAAAGCCGGACGAAGCTGCTGATGAAAAGGTGAGGATCATATGA
- a CDS encoding tripartite tricarboxylate transporter TctB family protein: protein MISRRALEIAAAALTALFGVVVVVSSIDNGIGWSSAGVDAGTFPFLTGIIIVLGSLYNMAQGAVGRGTLAMVRTAITPSELRRLAGLFVPAAIFVAVIPMVGMYLASAGYVFAVLALPRRQSVLRALVIAAATPLALYIVFERMFQVSLPHGALAAAFGF, encoded by the coding sequence ATGATATCACGACGCGCGCTCGAGATAGCCGCCGCGGCGCTGACCGCACTCTTTGGCGTCGTTGTCGTTGTTTCCAGCATCGACAACGGCATCGGCTGGTCGAGCGCCGGCGTCGACGCCGGCACGTTTCCGTTCCTGACCGGAATCATCATCGTGCTCGGCAGCCTTTACAACATGGCGCAGGGCGCCGTGGGGCGCGGCACCCTCGCAATGGTCAGGACAGCCATAACGCCGTCCGAGTTGCGCCGCCTCGCGGGCTTGTTCGTTCCAGCCGCGATTTTCGTCGCCGTCATTCCAATGGTTGGAATGTATCTCGCCTCGGCGGGCTATGTTTTCGCGGTGCTGGCGCTGCCGAGGCGGCAATCGGTTTTGCGCGCGCTTGTCATCGCCGCGGCTACGCCGCTGGCGCTCTACATCGTGTTCGAGCGCATGTTTCAGGTGTCGCTGCCGCACGGCGCGCTCGCCGCCGCGTTCGGTTTCTGA
- a CDS encoding Bug family tripartite tricarboxylate transporter substrate binding protein, with product MKITSKLLLSTATFMLAGALPATAAWQPQKPIEFVATAGPGGGTDNLARAVQSIVTKYKLTDQPVVVVNKGGGSGAEGYVYGKASAGDPYKVIFGTSNAWQQPLVSKVAFNYTDLTPIAAMAQDEFLLWVKQDAPYKTAGDFLKAAAATEFKMGGAQSKDTDEVLTRMIEKAAKVKFTYIPFKSGAEAAVQLAGGHIDAHVNNPSESLGQWRGSTQRPLCAFSPKRLPQGPKVTASEGWSDVPTCVEQGLAISQYEQPRTVWLPGKVSPEQAAFYVDLLKKVQATPEWKDYIEKTSQVDTFLTGAALDNFIKQDLEHVKQVAGEQGWLVK from the coding sequence ATGAAGATCACGTCAAAACTGCTGCTATCCACGGCAACGTTCATGCTCGCGGGCGCGCTTCCGGCCACCGCGGCCTGGCAGCCGCAGAAGCCGATCGAGTTCGTCGCAACGGCGGGGCCGGGCGGCGGCACCGACAATCTTGCGCGCGCCGTCCAGAGCATCGTCACCAAATACAAACTGACCGACCAGCCGGTCGTGGTCGTCAACAAGGGCGGCGGCAGCGGGGCGGAAGGCTATGTCTACGGCAAGGCGTCCGCCGGCGATCCCTACAAGGTGATCTTCGGTACCTCGAACGCGTGGCAGCAACCGCTCGTCTCCAAGGTCGCCTTCAACTACACCGATCTCACCCCGATCGCCGCGATGGCGCAGGACGAGTTCCTGCTATGGGTGAAACAGGACGCGCCCTACAAGACGGCGGGCGACTTTCTCAAGGCGGCGGCCGCGACCGAGTTCAAGATGGGCGGCGCACAGTCCAAGGACACCGATGAGGTGCTGACGCGGATGATCGAGAAGGCGGCGAAGGTCAAGTTCACCTACATCCCATTCAAGAGCGGCGCCGAGGCTGCCGTGCAACTGGCCGGCGGCCATATCGATGCCCACGTCAACAATCCCTCCGAGAGCCTTGGGCAATGGCGCGGCAGCACCCAGCGTCCGCTTTGCGCGTTCAGCCCGAAGCGGTTGCCGCAGGGGCCGAAGGTCACGGCGTCAGAAGGCTGGAGCGACGTGCCGACCTGTGTCGAGCAAGGGCTTGCGATTTCGCAATATGAGCAGCCGCGCACGGTTTGGCTGCCCGGCAAGGTCAGCCCGGAGCAGGCGGCGTTCTACGTCGATCTGTTGAAGAAGGTGCAGGCGACGCCGGAGTGGAAGGATTACATCGAGAAGACCTCGCAGGTTGATACCTTCTTAACCGGCGCTGCGCTCGACAACTTCATCAAGCAGGACCTCGAACATGTAAAGCAGGTCGCGGGCGAACAGGGCTGGCTGGTGAAGTAG
- a CDS encoding CaiB/BaiF CoA transferase family protein, translating to MSLQNDTTPRSGPLAGLKVIDLTHVMAGPTCTLMLADMGADVIKIEKWPNGDDTRHSVPPKIGDEAASFLMMNRNKRGIVLDLKTAGGKQVLRRLIADADVLVENFAPGAMERLGFGYEELHRDFPALIYCSLSGFGRTGPYKHRRGFDLVAQAMSGIMSFTGERPDGPPVKCGPPLSDITAGLLASMGILAAYSHRLKTGEGQWVETSLYEAALVQTYWQSTIALASNMAPRAMGSAHPLNAPYQAFEASDGWFVVGGANKKHWLLMLEALGALELASDPRFVNGSDRMANLKELEAELSGRFRKQTRAHWLAALDERGVPCGPVHDMLEALSDPQTLAREMVVEVEHSTLGPVKTIGLPVKFSATPGKVRSGAPVYGEHTREVLREHGFDQAQIDAFEREGAIIAASAGRKEQVA from the coding sequence ATGTCCCTTCAAAACGACACGACGCCGCGTTCGGGGCCGCTTGCCGGCCTCAAGGTCATCGATCTCACCCATGTGATGGCGGGACCGACCTGCACGCTCATGCTCGCCGACATGGGCGCCGATGTCATCAAGATCGAGAAATGGCCCAATGGCGACGACACGCGGCACTCGGTGCCACCGAAGATCGGTGACGAGGCGGCCTCGTTCCTGATGATGAACCGCAACAAGCGCGGCATCGTGCTCGATCTGAAGACCGCAGGCGGCAAGCAAGTGCTGCGGCGGCTGATCGCGGACGCTGACGTGCTGGTCGAGAATTTCGCGCCCGGCGCGATGGAGCGGTTAGGCTTCGGCTATGAGGAACTGCATCGGGATTTTCCGGCGCTGATCTATTGCTCGCTCTCCGGTTTCGGCCGAACCGGCCCGTACAAGCATCGTCGCGGCTTCGATCTGGTGGCCCAGGCGATGAGCGGCATCATGAGTTTCACGGGCGAACGGCCGGATGGTCCGCCGGTCAAATGCGGCCCGCCGCTGTCCGATATCACGGCCGGACTCCTCGCCAGCATGGGCATCCTTGCCGCCTATTCACACCGGCTCAAGACCGGTGAAGGGCAATGGGTGGAGACCTCGCTCTACGAGGCGGCGCTGGTTCAGACCTATTGGCAGTCGACGATTGCGCTCGCCAGCAACATGGCGCCGCGCGCCATGGGCTCGGCCCATCCGCTCAACGCACCGTATCAGGCGTTCGAGGCATCCGATGGCTGGTTCGTGGTAGGCGGCGCCAACAAGAAGCACTGGCTATTGATGCTGGAAGCGCTTGGCGCGCTGGAACTGGCTTCCGACCCGCGCTTCGTCAACGGCTCCGACCGCATGGCGAATCTGAAGGAGCTCGAAGCCGAATTGAGCGGGCGTTTCCGCAAACAGACGCGGGCGCATTGGCTGGCGGCACTTGACGAGAGGGGCGTGCCCTGCGGCCCCGTGCACGACATGTTGGAAGCGCTGAGCGATCCGCAGACGCTCGCGCGCGAGATGGTGGTTGAGGTCGAACATTCGACGCTCGGACCGGTGAAGACAATCGGGCTGCCGGTCAAATTCTCGGCGACCCCAGGCAAGGTGCGTTCGGGCGCGCCTGTTTATGGCGAGCATACGCGCGAGGTGCTGCGCGAACATGGTTTTGATCAGGCGCAGATCGACGCGTTCGAGCGGGAGGGTGCGATCATTGCCGCCTCGGCCGGCCGCAAGGAGCAGGTCGCCTGA